CGTCTTGTTACCCAGGCTTGTAGGGGCTTTTTTCAACTTACCCGCCCGCTCCGCCTGCCACGCCTGCCAGTGCAGCCACCACGAATCGGTATGCTTGGTCGCGTTTTCCTGCCATTGCAGCGCAGTGCCCGCCAGGCCCTCACTGGTCTGATATCGCGACTTGGGATTGCCCGGCGGGTTGAGGATGCTCTGGATATGCCCGCTGCTGGACAGCACGAACTCCACTTTGCCGCCAAACAATTGCGCCGACTTGTAGCAGGACTGCCAGGGGGTGATGTGGTCGTTGGTGCCGGCCAATGAATAGATATCGGCGGTGACCTGTTTGAGGTCGATGGGCGTGCCGCACACTTCCAGGGCATTGGCGCGCACCAGCGGGTTGTTCTTGAACAGTTCGATCAGGTCGCCATGGAAGGCGGCCGGCAGACGCGTGGTGTCGTTATTCCAGAACAGGATGTCGAACACCGGTGGCTCATTGCCCAGCAGGTAGTTGTTCACCCAGTAATTCCAGATCAGGTCGTTGGGTCGCATCCACGCGAACACCTTGGCCATGTCACGGCCTTCCAGTACGCCGGCCTGGTAGGAATGGCGCTTCGCCGCTTCGAGCGTCTGTTCATCGACGAACAGCGCCACCTGGGTATCCAGCGTGGTATCCAGCACACTCACCAGCAACGTCAGGGCGTTGACTTTTTTCTCCCCCAGCGCCGCGTAGTGGCCCAGCAGCGCCGTGCAGGTGATGCCGCCGGAGCAGGCGCCGAGCATGTTGATATCTTTGCTGCCGGTGATCGCCGTGACCGCATCGACCGCTTCCTTGAGCGCCTCGATATAGGTCGACAGGCCCCACTCGCGCTGCGCCTTGGTCGGGTTGCGCCAGCTGACGATAAAGGTCTGCTGCCCATTGCGCAGGCAGAAGCGCGCCAGGCTCTTATCCGGGCTCAGGTCGAAGACATAGAATTTGTTGATCTGCGGCGGCACCACCAGCAGCGGGCGTTCGTGCACCTGCTCGGTGATGGGCCTGTACTGGATCAGCTCCAGCACATCGTTGCGAAATACCACCGCGCCTTCGGTGATACCCAGGCTCTTGCCCACTTCAAAGGCACCCATGTTGACCTGGCTTGGCATCCCGCCGTTGTGCACCATGTCCTTGGCCAGGTGGGACAGGCCATCGAGCAGGCTTTTGCCGCCGGTTTCAAAGAAGCGTTTGACCGCCGCCGGGTTGGCTGCGCTGTTGGTGGGCGCCATGGCTTCAGTCATCAGGTTGATCACGAAGTGGCCGCGACTGATGTCCTGTTCCGATAGATTGCTGTCGCCGATCCAGTCATGCAGTTCCTTGCGCCACGCCAGGTAAGTCTGCAGATAACGTTTGTAGAGCGGGTTCTGGCTCCAGGCCGGGTCATGGAAGCGCCGGTCATCGCTCTCCGGCACCAGCGCCGATCTGCCGAACATGACGTTCTTGAGCTCCACCCCGAAATGGGCGACATGTTTGACGCTGTGCAACGGTTGCTTGATGGCTTGGGTCAGCACCATCTTCGCCGAGGCCAATAGATCCTTTTTGCGTAACGCGATGATCGGGTTCAACCCCAGGGTGTTTTCCGAGGCCTGGCGTTTCAAATCATCGTTATTCTTGTTACTCATCTACGACGCTCCATTGTCCGAAAGACGAGTACCGGCGATTTCCGCGCACCCATTTCGATACACGACACCAGCCTGGTACTGCGCTCGGGTGACCGTTGATACCGCATCGTCAAATGCAGGGAACTTGCCAGTTCCATTGGTTACCCGAGTTTAATTTTTTTCGCAAGCGGGCCAATCGTTGACCACGCGACAGGGCATTCAAGCAGATGAAATTAGAAAATGCCCTCTAAAGAGCAAGAGGCCTGGACTAGAGCATCAGCCGCACGACCGACTGACTCGGGTCGCGGGTTTTCCCGGCAGCTTTGAGTTCAGCGAGGTAATCGGCCCACAGCGCGTTCTGACGCACGGCCAGTTGATAAAGATAGTCCCAGGTGAACAGTCCGCTGTCATGACCGTCGTCGAAGGTCAATTTGAGGGCGTACTGGCCGGCCGGTTCCAGCTTGATCAATTTAACGTTGAGCTTGCCGAATTGCAGGATGGGCTTGCCGTGGCCCTGGACCTCGGCGGAAGGCGAGTGCACGCGCAGGAATTCGGCGGGCAGTTGGTAGGTTTCGTCCGGCCCGTAGGTGAGACCCAGGGTATTGGAGGCTTTATGCAGGTTTACAGCAGTAGGAAATTTCGACATGGAGATAACCCTGAAGGAACCGGCTTGAACAATGTGGGAGGGGGCTTGCCCCCGATAGCCGTGTGTCAGTCAGCATACATCTGTCTGACAGACCGCTATCGGGGGCAAGCCCCCTCCCACATTGAAGCGAAGCAGTTCTGTGTGAGGCTTACAGAATATAGCGCGACAAGTCTTCGTTCTGCGCCAGTTCGCCCAGATGGCTGTTGACGTAATCCGCGTCGATCCTGATCGCTTCGCCATTCTGCGCACCGGCCATGTCGCCGGCACTGAAGGACACCTCTTCGAGCAGGCGCTCAAGCAAGGTGTGCAGGCGACGTGCACCGATGTTCTCGGTCTTCTCGTTGACCTGCCAGGCAATCTCCGCCAGGCGCTTGATCCCGTCCGGCTGGAATTCGATGCCCAGGCCTTCGGTTTTCAGCAATTCCCGGTACTGCTCGGTAAGCGAAGCATGCGGCTCGCTGAGAATGCGCTCGAAATCGCCCGGGGTCAGCGCCTTGAGTTCCACGCGGATCGGCAGGCGGCCTTGCAGCTCAGGTACCAGGTCGCTCGGCTTGCTCAGGTGGAAAGCACCGGACGCGATAAACAGAATGTGGTCGGTCTTGACCATGCCCAGCTTGGTGTTCACGGTGCAGCCTTCGATCAGCGGCAGCAGGTCGCGCTGTACGCCTTCGCGGGACACATCGACACCGCCGGAATTGCCGCGCTTGGCCACCTTGTCGATCTCATCGATAAACACGATGCCGTGCTGCTCGACCGCTTCCAGGGCCTTGGCCTTGAGTTCTTCTTCATTGACCAGGCGTCCGGCTTCTTCGTCGCGCACCAGTTTCAGTGCTTCCTTCACCTTGAGCTTGCGGCTTTTCTTCTTGCCCTTGCCCATGTTGGCAAACAGATTCTGCAACTGGCTGGTCATTTCTTCCATGCCAGGTGGCGCGGAAATATCGACCCCGGACACTTCGGCCACTTCGATCTCGATTTCCTTGTCGTCCAGCTGGCCTTCACGCAGACGCTTGCGGAACAGCTGGCGGGTGTTGGAATCCGATGACGGCGCGGCGTCTTCGTTGAAACCCATGCGGGCCGGTGGCAACAGCGCGTCGAGGATACGTTCTTCGGCGGCGTCTTCGGCGCGATGGCTGACCTTGGTCACTTCCTGTTCGCGCAGCATTTTCAGGGCGGCGTCGGCCAGGTCGCGGATGATCGACTCGACATCGCGGCCCACATAGCCGACTTCGGTGAACTTGGTGGCTTCGACCTTGATGAACGGAGCATTGGCCAATTTGGCCAGGCGCCGGGCGATTTCGGTTTTGCCGACGCCGGTCGGGCCGATCATCAGGATGTTCTTGGGCGTCACTTCAACGCGCAGTTCTTCGGGCAGTTGCATCCGGCGCCAGCGGTTACGCAGCGCAATGGCAACGGCGCGCTTGGCATCGTCCTGGCCGATGATATGGCGATTGAGTTCATGGACGATTTCGCGGGGAGTCATTGACATAGTGTTTGGCGGCCTCAAGCGCGAATAAGCCAGCGGCTTATTCGGCGAGGTCCTGCTCCTCAATGGTCTGGTTGTGGTTGGTGAACACGCAGATATCGCCAGCGATACCCAGGGCGGTCTCGACAATTTCACGCGCCGACAGGTCGGTCTTCTTCAAGAGTGCGCTGGCTGCGGCT
This genomic stretch from Pseudomonas orientalis harbors:
- the phaC gene encoding class II poly(R)-hydroxyalkanoic acid synthase, which codes for MSNKNNDDLKRQASENTLGLNPIIALRKKDLLASAKMVLTQAIKQPLHSVKHVAHFGVELKNVMFGRSALVPESDDRRFHDPAWSQNPLYKRYLQTYLAWRKELHDWIGDSNLSEQDISRGHFVINLMTEAMAPTNSAANPAAVKRFFETGGKSLLDGLSHLAKDMVHNGGMPSQVNMGAFEVGKSLGITEGAVVFRNDVLELIQYRPITEQVHERPLLVVPPQINKFYVFDLSPDKSLARFCLRNGQQTFIVSWRNPTKAQREWGLSTYIEALKEAVDAVTAITGSKDINMLGACSGGITCTALLGHYAALGEKKVNALTLLVSVLDTTLDTQVALFVDEQTLEAAKRHSYQAGVLEGRDMAKVFAWMRPNDLIWNYWVNNYLLGNEPPVFDILFWNNDTTRLPAAFHGDLIELFKNNPLVRANALEVCGTPIDLKQVTADIYSLAGTNDHITPWQSCYKSAQLFGGKVEFVLSSSGHIQSILNPPGNPKSRYQTSEGLAGTALQWQENATKHTDSWWLHWQAWQAERAGKLKKAPTSLGNKTYAAAEAAPGTYVHER
- a CDS encoding gamma-butyrobetaine hydroxylase-like domain-containing protein, whose product is MSKFPTAVNLHKASNTLGLTYGPDETYQLPAEFLRVHSPSAEVQGHGKPILQFGKLNVKLIKLEPAGQYALKLTFDDGHDSGLFTWDYLYQLAVRQNALWADYLAELKAAGKTRDPSQSVVRLML
- the hslU gene encoding ATP-dependent protease ATPase subunit HslU; translated protein: MSMTPREIVHELNRHIIGQDDAKRAVAIALRNRWRRMQLPEELRVEVTPKNILMIGPTGVGKTEIARRLAKLANAPFIKVEATKFTEVGYVGRDVESIIRDLADAALKMLREQEVTKVSHRAEDAAEERILDALLPPARMGFNEDAAPSSDSNTRQLFRKRLREGQLDDKEIEIEVAEVSGVDISAPPGMEEMTSQLQNLFANMGKGKKKSRKLKVKEALKLVRDEEAGRLVNEEELKAKALEAVEQHGIVFIDEIDKVAKRGNSGGVDVSREGVQRDLLPLIEGCTVNTKLGMVKTDHILFIASGAFHLSKPSDLVPELQGRLPIRVELKALTPGDFERILSEPHASLTEQYRELLKTEGLGIEFQPDGIKRLAEIAWQVNEKTENIGARRLHTLLERLLEEVSFSAGDMAGAQNGEAIRIDADYVNSHLGELAQNEDLSRYIL